In the genome of Bactrocera dorsalis isolate Fly_Bdor unplaced genomic scaffold, ASM2337382v1 BdCtg129, whole genome shotgun sequence, the window agtaATACTCGATTGCAGTGTACCTAAAGAGAAGTTACCAATTGAACATCGGTTTGCTGAAGGCATTAGTTTTACCATTGcagatataattttatatacattcatgcgtttaatatttaaatattgcaaaGATATGCTAATGCTTTTTCCATTAACGTCTACATGGCTTAGTGAGGTAATCTTAAAGATACTTGTTTGTTgattgatatttaatttttcatattttttttttatatagattGACATTTTTGATCCTAGTTGTTATCGCATATTGAACGAATTGTATCTGCATGAACAACGTTATGAATCATCAACTCTACTTACTATACCAGATTGTGAACCTGCCAGCCTTTATAAGAGCGATCCGAAACGCTATAAACCCCGAAACCGAATCTATACTGAACAAAGTGAAGTAGATGCTGCATTGACTAAATTAGAAAAGTTACAGCTGCAGTTTAGTAGTGAATCCACAAATACATATGAGAAAAAACATATCGATTGGGAATTAATAGAACCGGACCAAGAAAAAAATTCGGCATTACCACGCGAACGTATTATACGTAAACGTCAGCAATTACAGAATGTAGCTAATGCAGTGGTCTCTTTAGCAATACCAGGCAATAGGATCATTGATTTTTGCAGCGGAACAGGTCATTTGGGCATATTATTAGCTTTACAATTACCAGACTGCATTATAATATTAATGGAAAACAAGGCAATATCTTTGGAGCGAGCGAAACAGCGGGCCACACAATTAGGTCTGAAAAATTGTCGCTTTTATCAGTGCAATATTGATTATTTCGAGGGACATTTTGATGTTGGTACATCATTGCATGCTTGTGGCACCGCGACGGATATAGTACTTCAGCAGTGTCGTCGATCGCGTGCAGGATTTGTTTGCTGTCCTTGTTGTTATGGATCACTGCAACCAATGCCACACATCACATATCCGTTAAGCGAGTGCTTCCGGGCAACATTGACCGAAagagattatttatatatagcgCATACAGCTGACCAAGCCCATGAGTTGGGTACCTTGAATTGTCGTCCAGAAACCACACGTCAAGGACAGTTGTGTATGGATATAATTGATACGGATCGAAAACGCCAAGCCGAGGAAGTCGGATATGATGTAATTCTAACTCGTTTAAAGCCAGAGCAATGTACGCCTAAAAATCGTTTGTTGGTCGGACGTTTTACGAAAAATAGCTGACATATAATAAGTTTATACTAAGTTACTGATGACTACGACATTTTTTGTTAAGATTCCTTTAAGAAGTAAATGTGTcagtttttattagaaaattgttttccttttatttctCCAAACAAGCTCAAACATCATATCATTGAGATTATATCTATGAAAATCGGATTTTTGTGGGACACGCACTCAAATATTCATGTTTTAGCTTCACAACATTTATGCATTtccattatttaaattttatgttaatttattttttctatgccTTAATTAAGTATAGTCCACCGCGCAACGCTAGAACCAAATGAAGCACTGAGCCACCTTGCACTTTGTAATCGGCGGCGGTTTTGTCGTCATTCCTAAAacacaaaagtaaaatatttgtatagtatataatatgcACAAATTCTAAAACTATTAAGTCTATTACAAATTTTAGAACACAATAAAAGTTGAAGTTTATAGCgttaaattttgcataaaagtcttcaatcatacatacatacttttactATTACTCAATATATGTTAGTAAATTAACATGTATTCAACTTACATTTGCTTGCCAGAGAAAATAAGTCGCTGTTGCTGTGGTGGTATTCCTTCCTTCTCCTCTACTCGCTCCTTGATTCTATCCACTTTGTCTGTAGGCTCAATGTCGATTTCTATTTCCTTGCCGGTTAGTGTCTAATGTCAGTTACATTTATGGACAATAATTATTAGTCAAGAagcaattatgttttttgattcAAGATATTTGTAGTATTCGGCGAACCTAAAGTGATGATTCGCGAATTCTGTCGCCTACATAAAACGAAACACTTTTACTCACCTTTACTTTAATCAACATGTTGCGTACTAAAATAAGATATTTCGTTGAAGTTTTCTCGAAATGATAATCAgaatgttttgattttctaaCTTTATTTCTCTATTGGCGTACACCCTTCtatttttgcacaaaatttacCGCTACCGCTTATCCAAAATTAATGTGTAAAGACAATTGGAATGACATTTAGTAGCTACAGTTGTTGCGCTATTGCGAAATGGCAAAACGTTAC includes:
- the LOC105223109 gene encoding NEDD8; protein product: MLIKVKTLTGKEIEIDIEPTDKVDRIKERVEEKEGIPPQQQRLIFSGKQMNDDKTAADYKVQGGSVLHLVLALRGGLYLIKA
- the LOC105223110 gene encoding glutathione S-transferase C-terminal domain-containing protein homolog, encoding MDQLYIEIEINTRNDNTEIYSSIESFMALYMYRYLQSPSNIKLNFVRTTIRGAKLRIRSEYLRRELTEEKIHCKEATSVEAIRDLRLPIYAKDENTFIAGMCAVCRELVARQECLERRKLLGFKGACLLAPAESSIWTRFCEVDIVDAMNRLLSTLQSGGSLDEIPKEVPRFERHMNEPVRMHNIYKTAREQAQQQNSGAGTKKKNKVILDCSVPKEKLPIEHRFAEGISFTIADIILYTFMRLIFKYCKDMLMLFPLTSTWLSEIDIFDPSCYRILNELYLHEQRYESSTLLTIPDCEPASLYKSDPKRYKPRNRIYTEQSEVDAALTKLEKLQLQFSSESTNTYEKKHIDWELIEPDQEKNSALPRERIIRKRQQLQNVANAVVSLAIPGNRIIDFCSGTGHLGILLALQLPDCIIILMENKAISLERAKQRATQLGLKNCRFYQCNIDYFEGHFDVGTSLHACGTATDIVLQQCRRSRAGFVCCPCCYGSLQPMPHITYPLSECFRATLTERDYLYIAHTADQAHELGTLNCRPETTRQGQLCMDIIDTDRKRQAEEVGYDVILTRLKPEQCTPKNRLLVGRFTKNS